A stretch of the Notolabrus celidotus isolate fNotCel1 chromosome 3, fNotCel1.pri, whole genome shotgun sequence genome encodes the following:
- the LOC117810077 gene encoding src substrate cortactin-like — MGFDYQGKTEKHDSQKDYAKGFGGKFGVETDKVDKSAVGFEYQGKTEQHESQKDYVKGFGGKFGVQTDRQDKSALGWDHQEKLQLHESQKDYSKGFGGKYGVQNDRMDKSAGTFDEVEKPSSSYQKTKPVEAAGSSTGSIKARFENIAKQKEEEDRKKAEEERARRQAKDKQEQEEMRRKIEATPKAPSPAPAAAASPVPSPTPSPIPAAQPAEPAYQKTEESYYDTTTENGEQLYEAEPQTQPEETYQVPAETAAAAGDGQQYDYGEDLGVTAVALYDYQAAGDDEISFDPDDIITNIEMIDEGWWRGVCRGSYGLFPANYVEVRQ, encoded by the exons ATGGGCTTCGATTACCAGGGCAAAACCGAGAAACACGATTCCCAGAAAG ATTATGCTAAAGGCTTTGGCGGCAAGTTTGGCGTGGAGACCGACAAGGTGGACAAGAGCGCTGTGGGCTTTGAGTACCAGGGCAAGACGGAGCAGCACGAGTCACAGAAAG ACTACGTGAAGGGCTTCGGGGGGAAGTTCGGCGTGCAGACGGACCGACAGGATAAATCAGCGCTCGGTTGGGACCACCAGGAGAAACTGCAGCTCCACGAGTCCCAGAAAG ACTACTCTAAAGGCTTTGGAGGGAAGTATGGCGTCCAGAATGACCGCATGGATAAG agtgcGGGGACGTTTGATGAAGTGGAGAAGCCGAGCTCATCGTACCAGAAAACCAAACCTGTGGAGGCTG CCGGCAGCAGCACAGGGAGCATCAAGGCCCGCTTCGAGAACATCGCCaagcagaaggaggaggaggacaggaagaaGGCGGAGGAGGAGCGAGCGCGTCGGCAGGCCAAGGAtaagcaggagcaggaggagatgcGCCGCAAGATCGAAGCTACGCCCAAGGCTCCCTCTCCGGCTCCCGCTGCTGCTGCAAGTCCCGTACCCAGTCCCACCCCCAGCCCGATTCCAGCAGCACAACCAGCTGAACCAGCATACCAG AAAACAGAGGAGTCGTATTATGACACCACCACAGAGAACGGCGAGCAGCTGTACGAGGCGGAGCCACAGACCCAGCCGGAGGAGACCTACCAGGTCCCCGCCGagaccgcagcagcagcaggag ACGGGCAGCAGTACGACTACGGTGAGGACCTCGGGGTGACGGCGGTGGCTCTCTACGACTACCAAGCAG CCGGCGACGACGAAATCTCCTTCGATCCCGACGACATCATCACCAACATCGAGATGATCGACGAAGGCTGGTGGCGAGGCGTCTGCAGAGGCTCCTACGGCCTCTTCCCCGCCAACTACGTGGAGGTCCGGCAATGA